From the genome of Gemmatimonas phototrophica, one region includes:
- a CDS encoding PhzF family phenazine biosynthesis protein, with amino-acid sequence MRTLRYVTADVFTPEPFTGNQLAVVFGAEGLSTDTLQAITREFNYAESTFVFAPDTPGTTRRVRIFTPELEVPFAGHPTLGTAHVLVATGEVKPTASEVAAGEMTVVLGENVGPVPVRIRLAQGVPVHGQFTTAQLPEERVEVSDLDALASTLSLSASDFVGGAHTPTAVSCGLPFLIMPLTSVDAVRRARLNMDAWQRVLQGTWAAWPMVFAMESRDSTEALAAHVRGCDIRARVFVPGSTVPEDPATGSANAALAGYLAARTPRDGVLRWDVAQGVEMGRPSRLSIEAHKSHGVISTIKVGGATVIMAEGTLVVPAH; translated from the coding sequence ATGCGCACCCTCCGTTACGTCACCGCCGACGTGTTTACGCCGGAACCGTTTACCGGGAATCAACTGGCCGTGGTGTTCGGAGCGGAGGGGCTTTCCACCGACACGCTGCAGGCCATCACCCGCGAATTCAATTACGCGGAGAGCACCTTCGTGTTCGCCCCCGACACACCGGGCACGACACGACGCGTGCGAATTTTCACTCCCGAGCTCGAGGTGCCCTTTGCCGGGCACCCGACGCTTGGCACCGCGCATGTCCTGGTGGCCACCGGCGAAGTGAAGCCGACCGCCAGCGAGGTGGCCGCCGGCGAAATGACCGTCGTGCTCGGAGAAAATGTGGGACCCGTCCCTGTGCGCATCCGCCTTGCGCAGGGCGTGCCCGTGCACGGCCAGTTCACGACGGCGCAGTTGCCGGAGGAACGGGTGGAGGTCAGCGATCTCGACGCGCTGGCCAGTACCCTGTCATTGTCAGCAAGCGATTTCGTTGGGGGCGCACATACCCCGACGGCGGTGAGCTGTGGACTGCCGTTCCTCATCATGCCGCTCACCAGCGTGGACGCGGTCCGTCGGGCCCGCCTCAACATGGACGCCTGGCAGCGCGTCCTGCAGGGCACATGGGCGGCGTGGCCGATGGTCTTTGCCATGGAGTCACGCGATTCAACGGAGGCGCTGGCAGCTCATGTGCGCGGCTGTGACATTCGCGCGCGCGTGTTTGTACCTGGCAGCACGGTTCCCGAAGATCCTGCCACGGGGTCCGCCAACGCGGCGCTGGCCGGCTACCTGGCCGCGCGCACGCCGCGCGATGGCGTGTTGCGGTGGGACGTGGCGCAAGGGGTGGAGATGGGTCGCCCCAGCCGGTTGTCCATTGAGGCGCACAAGTCGCACGGCGTGATCAGCACCATCAAGGTGGGTGGTGCCACCGTGATCATGGCCGAGGGGACACTCGTCGTTCCGGCGCACTGA
- the gltB gene encoding glutamate synthase large subunit has product MHDASGSLFDDHVGSPYAPRDACGVGFIARQSGERTHEVVSLALEAAARLAHRGASSTDNSADGAGLLAQIPRRLFILAASRLGIHLPADTSIGVGMCFLPTEPQACEEAMSLVKDVLLGDGIPVLGWREVPVRPEVLGATARAAMPTIRQVLVGRPAGSDDDTWERQLYLARREMEHRALARGLEPFYICSLSCRTVVYKGLLTGGQLGDFFPDLRDPAFETAIAVFHERYATNTMPRWELAQPFRMLAHNGEINTLWGNRNGMAMRGTLLVAPSFGDKAERVREPIRPRGSDSASLDNALELFARAGRSPVHAAMMLVPQAWEKFPDVEPAVKAFYEYHQCVIEPWDGPAALAFSDGVTVAVSLDRNGLRPCRYKIRADGMVVAGSEVGIVDFDPRDVVETGKLGPGGVFLVDTDGKRIVRNMAAKREVATRRPYAKWIAQHMSTLPTSDGAEPLVRSSDQLRATQMAFGYGHEDLRVVLEPMASTAAEVVWSMGDDAPLAVLSPSTPPLYAFFRQRFAQVTNPPMDSLRESMVMSLRMHLGRRGSPLVEKSSYARMLRIEHPVLLPDEMAALRAFPQFPSATLDATYNARSRSEALEAALDSLCRRAEMATRKGARLLIISDRKVSADRAPIPALLALGAVRQHLVRTGLRARVGLVVEVGDAIEQHHMAALFGYGAEAVHPWLAMETVATVFAEAHGKADADPERPGPALAQSRYRAAVEKGLLKVLAKMGISTLSSYCGAQTFDALGLGADVIDRCFAGTSSPIGGLSLRELSEDVLQRHRRAFTSDGAPHATLPDHGRVRFRKDGEVHAWAPQTVLALQQSVGSARATRAGTSPDDAWRTFAQRVDGGAPASIRDLLAIRPGQSIPLDDVEPMEAIRARFISSAMSLGALSPEAHETLTIAMNRMQARSNSGEGGEDPAFYRDTGSDRRDSRIKQVASARFGVTTEYLVRAEEIEIKIVQGAKPGEGGQLPGHKVTELIARLRHSTPGVGLISPPPHHDIYSIEDLAQLVHDLKTVNPRARIGVKLVAESGVGTVAAGVAKAFADYVLIAGHNGGTGASPLSSIKHAGSPWELGLAEAQQVLVANGLRHRVEVRVDGGLKTARDVIIAALLGAESFGFGTAPLVAMGCDMARQCHLNTCPTGIATQREDLRAKFRGTPEQVIAYFSRMAEDVRTELALLGARSLAQIIGQVERLQRAERPELPRSTMLDLSQVLGVPRRSDESRTRTVVRNERLGVTAVDERILQDAADTVQHGTVFRGTYAIRNHHLTVGARVAGALAERFGDAGLPPGTMQLDFAGSAGQSFGAFGVRGMRFSLEGEANDYVGKGLNGAEITVRPFRNARYRGASHLNMILGNTVLYGATDGLLCAAGQAGDRFAVRNSGACAVVEGVGNHACEYMTGGIVAVLGRAGRNFGAGMSNGVAYVFDESETFAGRLNHEMVLLADLDAEDTALLKVLLRLHVTRTGSARARWLLDDWEHQHVRWRKVKPRGAGEHVTRIREEWMARLSALNSEAVTAG; this is encoded by the coding sequence GTGCACGACGCCTCCGGTTCGCTGTTTGACGACCATGTAGGGTCTCCCTACGCGCCACGTGACGCGTGCGGCGTGGGGTTCATTGCCCGTCAGAGTGGCGAACGGACCCATGAGGTTGTCAGTCTGGCGCTGGAAGCGGCCGCACGGCTGGCGCACCGGGGCGCCTCGTCCACCGACAACTCGGCCGACGGCGCTGGCTTGCTCGCCCAGATCCCGCGACGCCTGTTCATTCTGGCCGCCTCCCGGTTGGGCATTCACCTGCCAGCGGATACCTCCATTGGGGTGGGCATGTGCTTCCTGCCCACCGAGCCGCAGGCGTGCGAGGAGGCCATGTCGCTGGTGAAGGATGTGCTGCTGGGCGACGGCATTCCTGTGCTGGGCTGGCGTGAGGTCCCGGTGCGTCCCGAGGTTCTGGGGGCGACCGCGCGGGCCGCCATGCCCACCATTCGGCAAGTCCTGGTGGGACGACCGGCCGGTAGCGACGACGACACGTGGGAGCGCCAGCTGTATCTGGCGCGTCGGGAAATGGAACATCGGGCGCTCGCGCGCGGATTGGAGCCGTTCTACATCTGCTCCCTTTCCTGCCGCACCGTAGTGTACAAGGGGCTGCTCACCGGCGGGCAGCTGGGGGATTTCTTCCCCGACTTGCGTGACCCGGCATTTGAAACGGCCATCGCTGTTTTCCACGAGCGATACGCCACCAACACCATGCCGCGCTGGGAGCTCGCGCAGCCGTTCCGCATGCTGGCTCACAACGGCGAAATCAACACGCTCTGGGGGAACCGCAACGGGATGGCGATGCGCGGGACCCTGCTGGTGGCCCCGTCGTTTGGCGACAAGGCGGAACGCGTGCGGGAACCCATTCGCCCGCGCGGCAGCGACTCGGCCAGCCTCGACAACGCGCTCGAGTTGTTCGCCCGGGCTGGGCGCTCACCAGTGCACGCCGCGATGATGCTGGTCCCGCAGGCGTGGGAAAAATTCCCGGACGTTGAGCCGGCGGTGAAGGCGTTCTACGAATACCACCAGTGCGTGATTGAGCCGTGGGACGGACCCGCCGCGCTCGCATTCAGCGACGGCGTCACGGTGGCCGTGTCGCTCGACCGGAACGGCCTGCGCCCGTGCCGCTACAAGATTCGCGCCGATGGCATGGTGGTGGCTGGCTCCGAAGTGGGGATCGTGGATTTTGATCCACGCGATGTCGTGGAAACCGGTAAGCTGGGCCCCGGCGGCGTTTTTCTCGTGGACACCGACGGCAAACGCATCGTGCGCAATATGGCCGCCAAGCGGGAAGTGGCCACACGACGCCCGTATGCAAAGTGGATTGCGCAACACATGTCCACGCTGCCCACCAGCGATGGCGCGGAACCGCTCGTGCGATCGAGCGATCAGCTGCGGGCCACGCAAATGGCGTTCGGCTACGGGCACGAAGATCTGCGGGTCGTGCTGGAGCCGATGGCCAGCACCGCGGCGGAAGTGGTGTGGAGCATGGGGGACGACGCGCCGCTGGCGGTGTTGTCGCCCAGCACGCCGCCGCTCTATGCGTTCTTCCGGCAGCGCTTCGCGCAGGTCACCAATCCGCCCATGGATTCGTTGCGTGAAAGCATGGTGATGTCGCTGCGCATGCACCTTGGCCGGCGCGGTTCTCCACTGGTGGAGAAGTCGTCGTACGCCCGCATGCTGCGCATTGAACATCCAGTGCTGTTGCCCGACGAAATGGCGGCACTGCGCGCGTTCCCGCAGTTCCCGAGCGCAACGCTCGACGCAACCTACAACGCGCGGTCGCGTTCCGAAGCGCTGGAAGCGGCGCTCGATTCGCTCTGTCGGCGGGCGGAAATGGCGACACGGAAAGGGGCGCGCCTGCTGATCATCAGCGACCGCAAGGTGAGCGCGGATCGCGCCCCCATTCCGGCCTTGCTGGCGCTGGGCGCCGTGCGCCAACACCTCGTGCGTACCGGATTGCGCGCCCGGGTGGGATTGGTGGTGGAAGTTGGTGATGCCATTGAGCAGCACCACATGGCGGCGTTGTTTGGGTATGGTGCGGAGGCCGTGCACCCGTGGCTTGCCATGGAAACGGTGGCGACGGTGTTTGCCGAAGCACATGGCAAGGCCGACGCCGACCCGGAACGCCCGGGGCCGGCGCTGGCCCAGTCGCGCTATCGCGCGGCCGTCGAAAAGGGATTGCTCAAGGTACTCGCCAAGATGGGTATCTCCACCTTGTCGAGTTACTGCGGTGCGCAGACCTTCGATGCCCTTGGCCTTGGCGCCGATGTCATTGACCGGTGCTTCGCCGGCACGTCGTCACCGATCGGCGGCCTGTCGTTGCGTGAGCTCAGCGAGGACGTGCTGCAGCGCCACCGCCGGGCCTTCACCTCCGATGGCGCCCCGCACGCCACGCTCCCTGATCACGGGCGCGTGCGCTTCAGGAAAGACGGCGAAGTTCACGCGTGGGCACCACAAACGGTCCTGGCGTTACAGCAATCGGTGGGCAGTGCGCGCGCCACCCGCGCCGGCACCAGCCCCGACGACGCTTGGCGCACGTTTGCGCAGCGGGTAGACGGTGGGGCCCCCGCCAGTATCCGCGACCTGCTGGCCATCCGCCCCGGACAGTCCATCCCACTGGACGACGTGGAACCGATGGAAGCCATTCGCGCGCGCTTCATCTCCAGTGCGATGTCGCTGGGGGCGTTGTCGCCGGAGGCCCACGAAACGCTCACCATTGCCATGAACCGCATGCAGGCGCGTTCAAACAGTGGAGAAGGCGGCGAGGATCCGGCGTTCTATCGCGACACCGGCAGTGATCGACGCGACAGCCGCATCAAGCAGGTGGCCTCGGCGCGCTTCGGCGTGACCACCGAGTACCTCGTGCGCGCGGAAGAAATTGAAATCAAGATCGTGCAGGGCGCGAAGCCCGGAGAAGGCGGCCAACTGCCGGGCCATAAAGTGACGGAGCTGATTGCCCGGTTGCGGCATAGTACTCCCGGTGTCGGACTCATTTCGCCGCCGCCGCATCACGATATTTACAGCATCGAAGATCTGGCGCAGCTGGTACACGACCTCAAGACGGTGAACCCGCGCGCGCGCATTGGGGTGAAGCTGGTGGCGGAAAGTGGCGTGGGGACGGTGGCTGCCGGCGTTGCGAAAGCCTTTGCCGACTATGTGCTCATTGCCGGTCACAACGGCGGCACCGGTGCCTCCCCACTGTCGAGCATCAAGCACGCCGGCTCGCCGTGGGAGTTGGGATTGGCGGAGGCGCAGCAGGTGCTAGTGGCGAACGGATTGCGTCACCGCGTGGAAGTACGCGTGGATGGTGGCCTGAAGACGGCGCGCGATGTGATCATCGCGGCGTTGCTGGGGGCCGAGTCGTTCGGGTTTGGTACGGCGCCACTGGTCGCCATGGGCTGTGACATGGCCCGCCAGTGTCACCTCAATACCTGCCCGACCGGCATTGCCACACAGCGTGAAGATCTGCGGGCGAAGTTTCGTGGTACGCCGGAGCAGGTCATCGCGTACTTCTCACGCATGGCCGAGGATGTGCGGACGGAACTGGCGCTGCTGGGTGCGCGCTCTCTGGCCCAGATCATCGGGCAGGTGGAGCGACTGCAGCGCGCCGAGCGGCCGGAACTTCCGCGTTCCACGATGCTCGACTTGTCGCAGGTCCTTGGTGTGCCACGGCGCAGTGATGAGTCACGCACCCGCACGGTGGTGCGGAACGAGCGCCTGGGAGTGACGGCGGTTGACGAGCGAATTCTGCAGGATGCCGCCGACACGGTGCAGCACGGAACGGTATTCCGCGGGACATACGCCATTCGGAATCACCATCTCACGGTGGGGGCACGCGTGGCTGGCGCGCTGGCGGAACGCTTTGGCGACGCCGGGTTGCCGCCGGGTACGATGCAGTTGGACTTTGCGGGGAGTGCGGGACAGAGCTTCGGCGCGTTTGGCGTGCGCGGCATGCGCTTTTCGCTGGAAGGCGAAGCCAACGACTACGTGGGGAAAGGGCTGAACGGTGCCGAGATTACCGTGCGGCCATTCCGCAACGCACGGTATCGGGGGGCCAGCCATCTCAACATGATTCTTGGCAACACGGTGCTGTACGGAGCGACCGATGGCCTGCTGTGCGCCGCAGGGCAAGCCGGTGATCGATTTGCCGTCCGGAACTCCGGCGCCTGTGCCGTGGTGGAGGGGGTGGGCAATCATGCCTGCGAGTACATGACCGGGGGGATCGTCGCCGTGCTGGGGCGGGCCGGGCGCAACTTTGGTGCGGGCATGTCCAACGGCGTGGCTTACGTCTTTGACGAATCGGAGACGTTTGCCGGTCGCCTCAACCATGAGATGGTGCTGCTGGCCGATCTGGATGCCGAGGATACCGCGTTACTGAAGGTGCTGTTGCGACTGCACGTCACACGGACAGGGAGTGCCCGGGCGCGCTGGCTGCTCGATGACTGGGAGCACCAGCATGTCCGGTGGCGGAAAGTCAAACCGCGTGGCGCCGGCGAGCATGTGACCCGTATCCGGGAAGAGTGGATGGCGCGACTGTCGGCGTTGAACAGTGAAGCGGTGACGGCGGGCTGA
- a CDS encoding putative bifunctional diguanylate cyclase/phosphodiesterase — protein sequence MRTISSQFKVFVVPAHSQWRATVLATVVGALIFFVYEASKSAIFPGLTIWESHSITIGFGSAIAGGAAWFAMRRQARLLQAIASEEALRERLEMRQRALTESESRFRQLVEQSPEAIAVHRRGYLIYVNGAGAALIGAASSNALVGRRAADFLHPDDTVLAQQRRAGTARLQYRLVRTDGELREVEAVSVAIEYEGADAVQTVFRDITERKALEARLRHEAFHDGLTGLANRALFRDRLEHALMLSRRQAGVELAVLFLDLDDFKGINDSLGHEAGDRVLQAVALRIREETRGADTVARFGGDEFAILLEGVPSETEALAIVTRIKAALRKPLMIDGRLMTIAASIGIAFGRSGNDVESLLRNADVAMYEAKEAGKARHAVFEPAMYEAIVQRLQLEADLRTAVVSPTDAGMFLVYQPIVDLVTGETRSLEVLLRWHHPEQGALPPSLFVPIAEHTGAIVPLGRWILETVCSQIMEWRTMWWRERLDPTAFPSVSVNISGRQLREEHFVEEVEEILRRTGVPASAVTLEITESVIMHDTEQSLRTLSALKALGLRLAIDDFGTGYSSLSYLQRFPVDILKIDRAFVEGVATEGSDAALARTIVSLGTTLTLHTVAEGVELESQRVALQQMGCQLGQGYLFSPPMPASQVLPWLAPDLNATSRVATSM from the coding sequence ATGCGCACCATTTCGTCCCAATTCAAGGTCTTCGTCGTTCCTGCGCACTCGCAATGGCGGGCCACCGTGCTCGCCACCGTGGTGGGCGCGCTCATTTTTTTCGTGTACGAGGCCAGCAAGTCCGCGATCTTTCCGGGGCTGACCATCTGGGAATCGCATTCCATCACGATTGGCTTTGGCTCTGCCATTGCCGGTGGGGCGGCCTGGTTTGCCATGCGGCGACAAGCACGTCTGCTGCAGGCCATCGCGTCGGAGGAAGCGCTCCGTGAACGGCTGGAGATGCGCCAGCGAGCGCTGACGGAAAGCGAATCCCGCTTTCGGCAATTAGTCGAGCAGTCTCCCGAAGCCATTGCCGTGCATCGGCGTGGATATCTGATCTATGTGAATGGCGCGGGTGCCGCACTCATCGGCGCGGCCTCCAGCAACGCGCTGGTGGGACGGCGAGCCGCGGACTTTCTGCATCCGGATGATACCGTCCTCGCCCAGCAACGTCGGGCGGGCACGGCTCGGCTCCAGTATCGGCTGGTCCGCACGGACGGAGAACTGCGTGAAGTCGAGGCGGTATCCGTGGCCATTGAGTACGAGGGGGCCGACGCGGTGCAGACGGTGTTCCGCGACATTACGGAGCGCAAAGCGCTTGAGGCCCGTCTGCGCCATGAGGCGTTCCATGATGGCCTGACCGGATTGGCCAACCGCGCCCTCTTTCGGGATCGATTGGAGCATGCGCTGATGCTCAGCCGCCGACAGGCCGGGGTGGAGTTAGCTGTCCTCTTCCTCGACCTCGATGATTTCAAGGGCATCAATGACAGTCTTGGTCACGAGGCGGGTGATCGCGTGTTGCAGGCCGTCGCTCTCCGCATCCGCGAAGAAACCCGTGGTGCGGATACCGTCGCCCGCTTTGGCGGTGACGAGTTTGCCATCCTGCTGGAAGGGGTCCCCAGTGAAACGGAAGCCCTGGCCATCGTGACGCGCATCAAGGCCGCACTCCGCAAGCCCCTGATGATTGACGGTCGTCTGATGACCATCGCCGCGTCGATTGGCATTGCGTTCGGACGCAGCGGCAACGACGTGGAAAGTCTGCTGCGCAATGCTGACGTGGCCATGTACGAGGCCAAGGAAGCCGGCAAGGCCAGACACGCCGTGTTCGAGCCCGCCATGTACGAAGCCATCGTGCAGCGGCTGCAACTCGAAGCGGATTTGCGCACCGCCGTGGTCTCCCCGACGGACGCCGGCATGTTCCTCGTGTATCAGCCCATCGTGGATCTTGTTACGGGAGAAACTCGCAGCCTCGAAGTCCTCCTGCGTTGGCACCACCCCGAACAGGGCGCACTCCCCCCGTCTCTCTTCGTGCCGATTGCCGAACATACGGGCGCCATTGTGCCGTTGGGCCGCTGGATTCTGGAAACAGTCTGCTCCCAGATCATGGAGTGGCGTACCATGTGGTGGCGTGAGCGCCTCGACCCCACCGCCTTTCCGTCCGTGTCGGTCAATATCTCCGGCCGTCAGTTGCGCGAAGAGCACTTTGTCGAGGAAGTCGAGGAGATCCTGCGCCGGACCGGTGTGCCTGCGTCAGCGGTGACGCTGGAAATCACCGAGAGTGTCATCATGCACGATACCGAGCAATCACTGCGCACGCTGTCGGCGCTGAAAGCACTCGGCCTGCGGTTGGCCATTGACGATTTTGGCACCGGCTACTCCAGTCTGAGTTACCTCCAGCGGTTCCCTGTTGACATTCTCAAGATTGATCGGGCGTTTGTGGAAGGGGTGGCCACCGAAGGCTCCGACGCCGCCCTTGCCCGGACGATCGTGTCGCTCGGCACCACACTCACGCTGCACACGGTCGCCGAAGGGGTGGAACTGGAGTCGCAGCGTGTTGCCTTGCAGCAGATGGGATGTCAGCTCGGGCAGGGCTATCTCTTTTCACCACCCATGCCGGCGTCACAGGTGTTGCCGTGGCTGGCTCCTGACCTGAACGCGACATCGCGAGTCGCCACCTCCATGTGA
- a CDS encoding GGDEF domain-containing protein: protein MISERSRADGSSADVLLWQTGYRLALAVIAGIAAIGLRTVGWVRLSPVADAIVGSQAEWLLGAVTAVYALLALALRAWVKKIRRAGRTLSTLTVLADLLVVFWLVFLLAGPENYHLGLLLALFSLQLTYVYFGRFPALLMLAATAAAYLLLNDLAQRNGAEVSWPSVLTTLTVFGIGSLLVTRVQSNLHERLDALVTIFERAEEGDFTNSYDVAADQRPDAITSVGRAYNRMRTQLASIVLTDPLSGCFNRRGFEQQFRRELARAARAHTDVALLAIDLDLFKQVNDTHGHLVGDRVIAEVGELLRASARTDDVVARTGGEEFMILAPNTSLDGAQHLALRIVDAFRRRVFVEPTPRVTLTASVGVVADSVPNESIAEDLRARADEALYAAKRSGRNRVVLWSSGLDALKLRHTGETTIAGH, encoded by the coding sequence ATGATTTCCGAACGGTCCCGGGCTGATGGCTCATCCGCAGACGTGTTGCTGTGGCAGACCGGCTATCGGCTGGCCCTCGCCGTCATTGCCGGCATTGCGGCCATTGGCCTGCGAACGGTGGGATGGGTGCGGTTGTCCCCCGTGGCGGACGCGATCGTGGGGAGCCAGGCGGAGTGGCTGCTTGGGGCCGTCACGGCCGTGTATGCCTTGTTGGCCCTCGCGCTCCGTGCCTGGGTCAAGAAGATCAGAAGGGCGGGGCGCACGTTGTCGACGCTGACGGTGCTCGCAGATTTGCTGGTGGTCTTCTGGCTGGTGTTTCTCCTGGCTGGTCCGGAGAACTATCATCTCGGCCTATTGTTGGCGCTGTTCTCGCTGCAGCTCACATACGTGTACTTCGGGCGCTTCCCCGCCTTGCTCATGCTGGCGGCCACTGCGGCGGCCTACCTGCTGCTCAATGATCTCGCGCAGCGGAACGGCGCCGAGGTGTCATGGCCCAGCGTGCTCACCACGCTCACGGTGTTCGGGATCGGCTCGTTGCTCGTCACCCGCGTGCAGAGCAATCTGCACGAACGACTCGATGCGCTCGTGACCATCTTCGAGCGGGCGGAGGAGGGGGACTTCACCAACAGCTACGACGTCGCGGCCGACCAGCGTCCGGACGCCATTACGTCGGTGGGACGTGCCTACAATCGGATGCGTACCCAGCTGGCCAGCATTGTGCTGACCGACCCGCTCAGTGGTTGTTTCAACCGTCGTGGGTTTGAGCAGCAGTTCCGGCGCGAACTAGCCCGCGCCGCCCGCGCGCACACCGATGTGGCGTTGCTTGCCATCGATCTCGACCTGTTCAAGCAGGTCAACGACACGCACGGGCATCTGGTGGGCGATCGGGTGATTGCCGAAGTCGGGGAACTGCTGCGGGCCAGTGCCCGCACCGATGATGTGGTGGCGCGCACCGGCGGCGAGGAGTTCATGATTCTGGCGCCCAATACGTCGCTGGACGGCGCGCAACACCTGGCGCTGCGCATTGTGGACGCTTTTCGACGCCGGGTCTTTGTGGAGCCGACGCCGCGCGTGACCCTCACGGCCAGCGTTGGCGTGGTAGCCGATAGCGTCCCCAACGAAAGCATCGCGGAAGACCTGCGGGCGCGAGCCGACGAAGCCTTGTACGCGGCCAAACGCAGTGGGCGCAATCGCGTCGTCCTCTGGTCCAGCGGCCTGGATGCCCTCAAGCTCCGGCACACGGGAGAAACCACGATCGCCGGGCACTGA
- the pruA gene encoding L-glutamate gamma-semialdehyde dehydrogenase — translation MSFAAFDGTRRVPPAVNEPVRSYAPGSPERLSLQTRLEQMAAEEVEIPIVIGGRRIHTGNTGTVRMPCDHQHVLATYHKATPELVHEAIAAAVAARAEWASWRWEERAAVFLRAAELLTTTWRNTLLASTMLGQAKTVHQAEIDATCELIDFWRFNVQFAQELYAEQPISDHTMWNQLDYRPLEGFVYAVTPFNFTAIGGNLPGAPALMGNAVLWKPSATALLSSWYTYLLLEEAGLPAGVINFIPGDASMISDIALTHRDLAGVHFTGSTGVFNSMWETVGKNMGKYRSYPRIVGETGGKDFIVAHPSADPQALAVGMVRGAFEYQGQKCSAASRAYIPASLWPTVKERCIAMMGEMKQGDTRDFSNFVAAVIDERAFNRLKVAIDEAKGNATIVAGGYYDNSKGWFIQPTIVETKDPNYRTLCEELFGPLLTVYVYEDAQWLDTLKIVDGTSPYALTGAVFSRDRQGVREAMTHLRNAAGNFYVNDKPTGAVVGQQPFGGARGSGTNDKAGSKSNLMRWVSTRTVKETFSSPLDWKYPFLG, via the coding sequence ATGTCCTTTGCTGCCTTCGACGGTACGCGCCGCGTGCCGCCCGCCGTCAACGAACCGGTCCGCAGCTACGCGCCCGGCTCCCCCGAGCGTCTGTCGCTGCAGACGCGCCTCGAACAGATGGCGGCCGAGGAGGTGGAGATCCCGATCGTCATTGGCGGTCGGCGCATTCATACCGGCAATACCGGTACGGTCCGCATGCCCTGCGACCATCAGCATGTGCTCGCCACGTACCATAAGGCCACGCCGGAGCTGGTGCACGAGGCCATCGCAGCCGCCGTCGCGGCGCGCGCCGAGTGGGCGAGCTGGCGCTGGGAAGAGCGGGCCGCCGTGTTTCTCCGTGCTGCCGAGCTGCTCACCACCACGTGGCGCAACACCCTGCTCGCGTCAACAATGCTTGGCCAGGCCAAGACGGTCCACCAGGCCGAAATCGACGCGACCTGTGAGCTGATCGACTTCTGGCGTTTCAACGTGCAGTTCGCGCAGGAGCTGTACGCCGAGCAGCCGATCTCCGACCACACGATGTGGAACCAGCTGGACTACCGGCCGCTGGAAGGGTTCGTGTACGCCGTGACGCCGTTCAACTTCACGGCCATTGGCGGCAATCTGCCGGGCGCCCCCGCGCTCATGGGCAACGCCGTGCTCTGGAAGCCGTCGGCCACCGCGCTGCTCTCCAGCTGGTACACGTATCTGCTGCTCGAAGAAGCCGGCCTGCCGGCGGGCGTGATCAATTTCATTCCCGGCGACGCGTCCATGATTTCCGATATCGCGCTCACGCACCGCGATCTGGCGGGGGTGCACTTCACCGGCTCCACCGGCGTGTTCAACAGCATGTGGGAGACGGTCGGCAAAAACATGGGCAAGTACCGTTCGTATCCCCGCATTGTGGGCGAGACGGGGGGCAAGGACTTCATTGTGGCACATCCGAGCGCCGATCCGCAGGCGCTGGCCGTGGGCATGGTGCGTGGCGCCTTCGAATACCAGGGACAGAAGTGCTCGGCGGCCAGCCGCGCCTACATCCCGGCGTCGCTCTGGCCCACGGTGAAGGAACGGTGCATCGCCATGATGGGCGAGATGAAGCAGGGCGATACGCGCGACTTCTCGAACTTCGTGGCGGCCGTGATTGACGAGCGCGCCTTCAATCGCCTCAAGGTCGCGATTGACGAGGCGAAGGGTAACGCGACCATCGTGGCGGGCGGCTACTACGACAATTCGAAGGGCTGGTTCATTCAGCCCACGATCGTCGAAACGAAGGACCCGAACTATCGCACGCTGTGCGAAGAGCTCTTTGGTCCGCTGCTCACCGTGTACGTGTACGAGGACGCACAGTGGCTGGACACGCTGAAGATCGTAGACGGTACGTCGCCGTACGCGCTCACCGGCGCGGTGTTCTCGCGTGACCGTCAGGGCGTGCGGGAAGCCATGACGCACCTGCGCAACGCCGCCGGCAACTTCTATGTGAACGACAAGCCCACCGGCGCCGTGGTTGGTCAGCAGCCGTTTGGTGGCGCCCGCGGGTCAGGCACCAACGACAAGGCCGGCTCCAAGTCGAATCTCATGCGCTGGGTGAGCACGCGCACGGTGAAGGAAACGTTCTCGAGCCCGCTGGATTGGAAGTACCCGTTCCTGGGATGA